One stretch of Xiphophorus maculatus strain JP 163 A chromosome 19, X_maculatus-5.0-male, whole genome shotgun sequence DNA includes these proteins:
- the angel1 gene encoding protein angel homolog 1, translated as MRRIHFRIMIGVLLFYAFYPLTWFLFRRPSEALKRSVPQSVNGTTVWDGDTVTLGSTQSETTMQDQSGETKERLKEPVPQKNIQSPNTDEENLSAVLQKDMRIDAAAETTEMQTTLEEEREDPKMGDGEKVVFRDVIHDSQNEKEISTSSGDNVDVLLKYPTLEGSMEKTNCPEKNQSKTENSKEMLQASNADTSKSPDECWDDYIVTTGNPLLSNSQTYLKIDEQHDAQTGWHFPVGPGLAQEVFCPQWSFPASSYYTTVEPTVPFEVMWRVWEDLDADSESVLTPITIKKASLDFTVMSYNILAQDLLELNQHLYAHCPLEMQQWSYRCNLLLNEIEKWAPDILCLQEVQENHYHEHLHPLLSQMGYTCVYQRRTGTKTDGCAVCYQGSRFAEAAVSKLEFFRPETGLLDRHNVGIVLLLRPLVTTEAEVKEAGPSLCVANTHLLFNPRRGDVKLAQLAIMLAEIDAVIKSCKARGEHCNVVFCGDFNSVPHLPLYQFITTGELSYQGLPTWMISGQEDLSYKPSYHRLFAPLWPSSLGISDTCQYTANINKTQSQNSGTRGYSHEFMLQLRFCPAACVRPENLALIPGVTDSKPDTSEDAQHYEKRFRDRLRHQVDLESVYKHVLPGSGCPEVTTLHSEGGTTVDYIFYSPKRTLTKKQRAYKTSAGKGLKLVGSLSLLSEDFLWSMNGLPNHILPSDHLSLVARFQLELDDA; from the exons AGGCCTTGAAGAGAAGTGTTCCTCAGTCAGTTAATGGCACAACAGTGTGGGATGGTGATACTGTCACACTTGGGAGCACCCAGTCTGAAACAACCATGCAGGATCAGAGTGGAGAGACGAAGGAAAGGCTAAAAGAACCAGTGCctcagaaaaacattcaaagtccCAACACGGATGAGGAAAACCTGTCGGCTGTCCTGCAGAAGGACATGAGGATTGACGCAGCTGCAGAGACAACTGAAATGCAGACTACATTGGAGGAGGAAAGAGAAGATCCCAAAATGGGAGATGGGGAAAAGGTTGTCTTCCGTGACGTTATACATGACAGTCAGAATGAGAAAGAAATAAGCACTTCTTCAGGCGATAATGTCGATGTTCTGTTAAAATACCCGACGTTGGAGGGAAGCATGGAAAAAACCAACTGTCctgaaaagaatcaaagcaagaCTGAAAACAGTAAGGAAATGCTTCAAGCGTCCAACGCTGACACGTCAAAGAGTCCAGATGAGTGCTGGGATGATTATATAGTTACCACTGGTAACCCCCTTCTCTCCAACTCCCAAACATATCTTAAAATTGATGAGCAACATGATGCACAAACCGGCTGGCACTTTCCTGTAGGACCTGGCCTAGCACAAGAAGTTTTCTGCCCACAGTGGAGCTTTCCTGCTTCAAGTTATTACACTACTGTGGAGCCAACTGTGCCCTTTGAAG tgatGTGGAGAGTGTGGGAGGACTTGGATGCTGATTCTGAGAGCGTTCTGACCCCGATCACAATCAAAAAGGCCTCTCTGGACTTCACTGTCATGTCTTACAACATCCTTGCCCAAGACCTTTTGGAGCTGAACCAGCATCTGTACGCACACTGCCCCCTAGAGATGCAGCAGTGGAGCTACCGCTGCAACCTGCTCTTGAATGAAATCGAAAAATGGGCACCAGAT ATTTTGTGTCTGCAGGAGGTTCAGGAGAACCACTACCATGAACACCTGCATCCTCTCCTTTCTCAGATGG GCTACACCTGTGTGTACCAGCGGCGTACAGGAACAAAGACCGATGGCTGTGCTGTTTGCTATCAAGGCTCACGCTTCGCCGAAGCCGCCGTTTCCAAGCTGGAGTTCTTCAGACCTGAGACCGGGCTGTTGGACCGGCACAACGTGGGCATCGTCCTGCTGCTTCGCCCGCTGGTCACCACAGAAGCAGAGGTCAAGGAGGCCGGCCCGTCCCTCTGCGTGGCCAACACACACCTGCTCTTCAACCCCAGGCGAGGTGACGTGAAGCTGGCCCAGTTGGCAATAATGCTGGCAGAAATCGATGCTGTGATAAAGTCCTGCAAGGCCAGAGGTGAACACTGTAATGTTGTCTTCTGTGGAGACTTTAACTCTGTCCCACACCTGCCTCTGTACCAGTTCATCACCACTGGTGAGCTCAGCTACCAGGGTCTGCCAACATGGATG ATTTCGGGCCAAGAGGACCTGTCCTATAAGCCCAGTTATCACAGACTGTTTGCTCCTCTGTGGCCCAGCTCTCTGGGGATCTCAGACACCTGCCAGTACACAgcaaatatcaataaaacacaaagtcagaattcag GGACTCGTGGCTACTCACATGAATTCATGCTTCAGCTGCGCTTCTGTCCAGCCGCATGTGTTCGTCCTGAGAACCTGGCCCTGATTCCTGGAGTAACCGACAGCAAACCAG ATACTTCAGAGGACGCTCAACATTATGAGAAAAG GTTCAGAGACCGTCTCAGGCATCAGGTGGACTTGGAGTCTGTCTATAAACACGTCCTTCCTGGTTCTGGCTGTCCAGAGGTCACGACCCTGCACTCTGAGGGTGGAACTACTGTTGACTACATTTTCTATTCTCCAAAACGTACTTtgaccaaaaaacaaagag CTTATAAAACGTCTGCAGGAAAAGGCCTGAAGCTTGTTGGTTCGCTCTCTCTCCTGTCTGAGGACTTCTTGTGGTCAATGAATGGACTTCCCAATCACATATTACCTTCGGATCATCTCAGCCTGGTGGCTCGATTCCAGCTGGAGCTTGATGACGCATGA